The following are encoded in a window of Geobacter metallireducens GS-15 genomic DNA:
- the dusB gene encoding tRNA dihydrouridine synthase DusB, which translates to MLNPLAIGPLTLANNLILAPMAGITNLPFRLLAREEGASLCFTEMVSVNGLVREGRKTFELLRSVPEDRPLGIQLFGDDPQLLAEGARMVEGHGDLIDINMGCPVKKVVGTGAGSALLREPAKVRAIIRETRRATRLPLTVKIRSGWACGEANFLDIAQIAEEEGCDAITLHPRSRSQMFEGHADWQQIAEMKQSVKIPVIGSGDLFTAADVTAMLAETGCDGVMVARGALGNPWIFRQALALLDGREPDAPSTGERLRAALRHLELFTELAGERVALREMRKHFSWYSHGLSGAAQFRKAVNIIEGKEALLEALHRFFAPEAP; encoded by the coding sequence ATGCTCAACCCCCTGGCCATCGGCCCCCTGACCCTGGCAAACAATCTGATCCTCGCCCCCATGGCGGGAATTACGAACCTCCCCTTCCGGCTTCTGGCCCGGGAGGAGGGGGCGAGCCTCTGCTTTACCGAGATGGTGAGCGTGAACGGCCTCGTGCGGGAGGGGCGCAAGACCTTCGAGCTTCTGCGAAGCGTGCCGGAGGACCGTCCCCTGGGGATCCAGCTCTTCGGCGACGACCCGCAGCTTCTGGCCGAAGGGGCACGGATGGTGGAGGGGCACGGCGACCTCATCGACATCAACATGGGATGCCCGGTCAAGAAGGTGGTCGGCACCGGGGCCGGCAGCGCCCTGTTGCGGGAGCCGGCAAAGGTCCGGGCCATCATCCGTGAGACCCGCCGCGCCACACGCCTTCCCCTGACCGTCAAGATCCGCAGCGGCTGGGCCTGCGGCGAGGCCAACTTCCTTGATATCGCCCAGATTGCCGAGGAGGAGGGGTGCGACGCCATCACCCTCCACCCCCGGAGCCGGTCCCAGATGTTCGAGGGGCACGCCGACTGGCAGCAGATCGCCGAGATGAAGCAGAGCGTGAAAATCCCCGTCATCGGCAGCGGCGATCTCTTCACCGCCGCCGACGTCACCGCCATGCTGGCCGAAACCGGCTGCGACGGAGTCATGGTGGCCCGGGGCGCCCTGGGTAACCCGTGGATCTTCCGCCAGGCCCTGGCCCTCCTGGACGGCAGGGAACCGGACGCACCCTCCACCGGGGAGCGGCTCCGCGCCGCGCTCCGACACCTGGAGCTCTTCACGGAGCTCGCCGGCGAGCGGGTGGCCCTGCGGGAGATGCGCAAGCACTTCAGCTGGTATTCCCACGGTCTCTCCGGCGCGGCCCAGTTCCGCAAGGCCGTCAACATCATCGAGGGAAAGGAAGCCCTTCTCGAAGCGCTGCACCGCTTCTTCGCGCCGGAGGCGCCATGA
- a CDS encoding two-component system sensor histidine kinase NtrB: MSPESPNEAFLATIIDSVGDGVIVIDLGGRITLMNPAAEEIIAISRRQAMGHPFAALLGSQEILVDMVAKTAATGMTISDNENIVIRKAKQLTPVAVTTFPLLRQDGEPIGTILMLRDLTNIRELEDAVRHADRLSTLGTLAAGLAHEIKNPLGGIKGAAQLLEMELPPESELRDNVRVVVREVDRVNRIVEELLALSSPRKLQLTKVNLHKILGDIVTLRKRATEGKSVTFQQQFDPSIPPILADEGLLTQLFLNLIKNAVEAVDERGTIRVASRVLSDYSMTPKGERRSRMVAVDVRDDGPGIPREQLEQLFTPFFTTKAKGTGLGLAICQKIVTEHRGMLKVESDPGTGTTFTVMLPLIQ, from the coding sequence ATGAGCCCGGAAAGCCCCAACGAAGCGTTCCTTGCCACCATCATCGACAGCGTCGGCGACGGGGTCATCGTCATCGACCTGGGGGGGCGGATCACCCTCATGAACCCTGCGGCCGAGGAGATCATCGCCATCTCCCGGCGCCAGGCCATGGGGCACCCCTTCGCGGCCCTCCTCGGCAGTCAGGAGATTCTGGTGGATATGGTCGCCAAGACCGCCGCCACCGGCATGACCATCTCCGACAACGAGAACATCGTCATCAGGAAGGCGAAGCAGCTTACCCCGGTCGCGGTCACCACGTTTCCGCTCCTGCGGCAGGACGGCGAGCCCATCGGCACCATCCTCATGCTGCGGGACCTGACGAACATCCGGGAACTGGAAGATGCGGTCCGCCACGCCGACCGGCTCTCCACCCTCGGCACCCTGGCGGCGGGCCTGGCCCACGAGATCAAGAACCCTCTGGGGGGGATCAAGGGGGCGGCCCAGCTTCTGGAAATGGAGCTCCCCCCCGAGAGCGAACTGCGGGACAACGTCCGGGTCGTGGTCAGGGAGGTGGACCGGGTCAACCGGATCGTGGAGGAGCTCCTGGCACTCTCATCGCCCCGCAAGCTCCAACTCACCAAGGTGAACCTCCACAAGATCCTCGGCGACATTGTCACTCTCAGGAAACGGGCCACGGAAGGGAAGTCCGTCACGTTCCAGCAGCAGTTCGACCCGAGCATCCCGCCGATCCTGGCCGACGAGGGGCTCCTGACCCAGCTCTTCCTGAACCTGATCAAGAACGCCGTGGAGGCGGTGGACGAGCGGGGCACCATCCGGGTCGCGAGCCGGGTCCTCTCCGACTACAGCATGACCCCGAAGGGGGAGCGCCGCTCCCGCATGGTGGCCGTCGATGTCCGCGACGACGGCCCCGGTATCCCCAGGGAGCAACTGGAGCAGCTCTTCACCCCCTTCTTCACCACCAAGGCCAAGGGGACCGGACTCGGCCTCGCCATCTGCCAGAAGATCGTCACAGAGCACCGGGGCATGCTCAAGGTGGAATCGGACCCGGGCACGGGGACGACGTTCACGGTGATGCTGCCGTTAATTCAGTAA
- a CDS encoding sigma-54-dependent transcriptional regulator, which yields MLLHRILVADDEESMRWVLSKALRKKGFSVDLARDGEEALRLIQSGDYDLAILDIKMPGISGLDLLDRVKELKSDLLMVIMTAEASMKNAVEAMKRGAYDYITKPFDLDVIDAIIEKVNRAREITSQMSILREELKDRYLLEKNIVGNSPAMREVYKTIGKVAPSDVTVLVQGESGTGKELIARAIHFNSKRIGKPFIALNCAAIPKELLESELFGFEKGAFTGAAERKLGKFEQANGGTIFLDEIGDMPLDLQAKILRVLQEKEVTRTGGSQNIAVDVRIVAATNQNLEELARNKQFREDLYYRLNVVPIQLVPLRERKEDIPALVEYFLHKTCAELEVPGRTCSPETMALLTAYSWPGNVRELENTIKRAVILSSDPLLTPADFPGLRIQRTGEAVATDELSLEALVDMKLRASLTNLDKMETGDIYNLVLKQIERPLIRFVLEKTRGNQVKGAEILGINRNTLRKKIQELGIEIRRD from the coding sequence ATGTTATTGCACCGCATACTCGTAGCCGACGACGAAGAAAGCATGCGCTGGGTCCTCTCCAAGGCCCTGCGGAAAAAGGGATTTTCCGTGGATCTCGCCCGGGACGGCGAAGAGGCCCTGCGCCTCATCCAGTCCGGCGACTATGATCTGGCGATCCTTGACATCAAGATGCCCGGCATTTCGGGGCTCGACCTCCTGGACCGGGTGAAGGAGCTGAAGAGCGACCTCCTCATGGTGATCATGACCGCCGAGGCAAGCATGAAGAACGCCGTGGAGGCCATGAAGCGCGGCGCCTACGACTACATCACCAAGCCCTTCGACCTGGACGTGATCGACGCCATCATCGAGAAGGTGAACCGGGCCAGGGAGATCACCTCCCAGATGTCGATCCTCCGGGAGGAACTGAAGGACCGCTATCTCCTGGAGAAGAACATCGTCGGTAACTCCCCGGCCATGCGGGAGGTCTACAAGACCATCGGCAAGGTGGCTCCCAGCGACGTAACGGTGCTGGTGCAGGGGGAGTCGGGGACCGGCAAGGAGCTCATCGCCCGGGCCATCCATTTCAACTCCAAACGGATCGGCAAGCCGTTCATTGCCCTCAACTGCGCAGCGATCCCCAAGGAACTCCTGGAGAGCGAGCTCTTCGGCTTCGAGAAGGGGGCCTTCACCGGCGCCGCGGAGCGCAAACTCGGCAAGTTCGAGCAGGCCAACGGCGGCACTATCTTCCTGGACGAGATCGGCGACATGCCCCTGGACCTCCAGGCGAAGATCCTGCGGGTCCTCCAGGAGAAGGAGGTGACCCGCACCGGTGGGAGCCAGAACATCGCCGTGGACGTGCGGATCGTGGCGGCCACCAACCAGAACCTGGAGGAACTGGCCCGGAACAAACAGTTCCGGGAAGACCTCTACTACCGCCTGAACGTGGTGCCCATCCAGCTGGTGCCGCTGCGGGAGCGCAAGGAGGACATCCCGGCCCTGGTGGAGTACTTCCTCCACAAGACCTGTGCCGAACTGGAGGTCCCCGGCAGGACCTGCTCCCCCGAGACCATGGCGCTCCTCACCGCCTACTCCTGGCCCGGCAACGTGCGGGAGCTGGAGAACACCATCAAAAGGGCCGTGATCCTCTCCTCCGACCCGCTCCTCACGCCGGCAGACTTTCCGGGGCTCCGCATCCAGCGCACCGGCGAGGCCGTCGCCACCGACGAGCTGTCGCTTGAGGCCCTGGTGGACATGAAGCTGCGGGCGAGCCTCACCAATCTCGACAAGATGGAGACCGGCGACATCTACAACCTGGTCCTCAAACAGATCGAACGCCCCCTCATCCGCTTCGTCCTGGAAAAGACCCGGGGGAACCAAGTGAAGGGCGCCGAAATCCTCGGCATCAACCGGAACACACTCCGGAAGAAGATCCAGGAACTGGGCATCGAAATCAGGAGAGACTGA
- a CDS encoding hydrolase produces MGIMDTFFLDRNQAVLVVVDVQEKLCAAMNQEVLAQLTKNTGILLEAAKELGIPVVATEQYVKGLGCTVPELRQQFEGAAFEKMAFSCCGDEAFLNRLAELGRKQVIVTGMETHVCVLQTILELRERGYHVHLVKDAVMSRKKGNWKVGVNAAAAAGAAITSTEAALFQLLRVAGTEEFKKLSKLVR; encoded by the coding sequence ATGGGCATCATGGACACGTTTTTTCTCGACCGGAACCAGGCGGTACTCGTCGTCGTGGACGTGCAGGAGAAGCTCTGCGCGGCCATGAACCAGGAGGTCCTGGCACAACTCACGAAGAACACCGGCATCCTCCTGGAGGCCGCGAAGGAGCTCGGCATCCCGGTGGTGGCCACGGAGCAGTACGTGAAGGGTCTCGGCTGCACCGTGCCGGAGCTGCGGCAACAGTTCGAGGGAGCAGCCTTCGAGAAGATGGCCTTCAGCTGCTGCGGCGATGAGGCCTTCCTGAACCGGTTGGCGGAGCTGGGGCGGAAGCAGGTGATCGTCACCGGCATGGAGACCCACGTCTGCGTCCTCCAGACGATCCTGGAGCTCCGGGAGCGGGGATATCACGTCCACCTGGTGAAGGATGCGGTCATGAGTCGCAAAAAAGGGAACTGGAAGGTGGGGGTCAACGCCGCAGCAGCGGCCGGCGCGGCCATCACCTCCACCGAGGCGGCCCTGTTCCAGCTCCTGCGGGTGGCAGGGACCGAGGAGTTCAAGAAGCTGTCGAAGCTGGTACGATAG
- a CDS encoding IS110 family transposase yields MAKISLAGLQQFVVGFEDETFHVGIDVHKRSYHIALHRCDGRALSLVSPASPQAIIELLTGLNIRVGAVAYESGPTGFSLARMLFAAGFPVIVAAPSKIPRSVTPGAKCDRLDCLKLANYAAKGMLKSIAIPTQQEEARRTLLRRRHMLVDDVRRCKQRIKGLLLFLGVDEPKELEHWQIGVDAVLLALPIDSAAHMTLQSYLRELTFNQEELRRIEHQLKSLTKTEELANTMTCLQSIPGVGPVVATTFAMELFRPERFKRPEEVASYLGLAPVVRQSGNKSSSGRLVPAGQTRLRSLLIEAAWMWRSRDSYAENLYRRLLGKTGIAQKAIAVVARRLAIILWRLYVEQRPYRIVIS; encoded by the coding sequence ATGGCAAAGATCAGTTTAGCAGGTCTGCAGCAGTTTGTTGTTGGGTTTGAAGATGAGACTTTCCACGTCGGCATCGACGTGCATAAACGCAGTTATCACATTGCCTTGCACCGTTGCGACGGTCGAGCATTGAGCTTGGTCAGTCCGGCATCACCTCAAGCCATAATCGAACTACTTACCGGGTTGAACATCCGGGTTGGTGCTGTAGCCTATGAATCCGGCCCAACCGGGTTCTCCCTCGCCAGAATGCTCTTTGCTGCCGGGTTCCCGGTTATTGTTGCGGCTCCAAGTAAAATCCCCCGCTCCGTAACTCCTGGCGCCAAATGTGACCGGCTTGACTGCCTGAAGCTGGCCAACTATGCCGCCAAGGGGATGCTCAAATCTATCGCCATCCCAACACAACAGGAAGAAGCACGCCGAACCCTGCTGCGCCGCCGCCATATGCTTGTCGATGACGTCAGACGCTGCAAACAGCGGATCAAGGGGCTTCTGCTGTTCCTGGGCGTCGATGAACCTAAAGAGCTGGAACACTGGCAAATTGGTGTTGATGCAGTGCTGCTTGCTCTGCCGATAGACTCAGCTGCACACATGACTCTGCAAAGCTACCTGCGCGAGCTGACGTTTAACCAGGAAGAGCTGCGCAGGATCGAACACCAGTTAAAGTCGCTGACAAAAACAGAGGAACTAGCCAACACCATGACATGCCTGCAGTCGATCCCCGGCGTCGGACCGGTAGTTGCCACAACTTTCGCTATGGAGCTGTTTCGCCCAGAACGATTCAAAAGACCGGAAGAGGTCGCCAGTTATCTCGGCTTGGCTCCGGTAGTTCGGCAAAGCGGCAACAAGTCATCATCAGGCAGACTGGTTCCGGCCGGACAAACCAGATTGCGCAGCCTATTGATTGAGGCGGCTTGGATGTGGAGGAGCAGAGATTCATACGCCGAAAACTTGTATCGCCGCCTGCTCGGCAAGACGGGTATCGCTCAAAAAGCAATAGCTGTCGTAGCCCGCCGACTTGCAATCATTCTATGGCGTCTATACGTTGAGCAGCGGCCGTATCGAATAGTCATTTCTTAA
- a CDS encoding enoyl ACP reductase FabMG family protein yields the protein MTQYNPLKQIPATAGYGKGDVFVLFGELFGRGYANGIVDEAKKAGMTIIGATVGRRDNNGPLRPLTPEELAEAEANLGGKIINVPLEAGFDLEPAADGLTPADRLKGVKPDTVVETRLDMAAIEESRQKGLARFRENLALFAKDLDGLIPAGANVLIAHTMAGGIPRARTLMPILNRVFKGQGDRYLASGPFWKSDVGQLCSLSFDEVTADTFGALIAATAGLRSRVEGAGSRISYSAFGYHGCAVLIGGEYRWQSYTPYLQGWAKIRLEEVATKAWQEGVKATVYNSPEIQTNSSALFLGVEISLYPLLAALRKEGDGPAATAIWDACQGLLKEGETLDALLAKADAYLSSPVLNPFGTYEQWPHHNTAEQASLMLTVSDELMTMSADPKNVVCAELSKSVFQAVGRLMFDHSWSPQAPVVWLNHDTIARRLIN from the coding sequence ATGACCCAATACAATCCTTTGAAACAGATTCCTGCGACCGCCGGTTATGGTAAGGGCGACGTCTTCGTCCTATTCGGCGAACTCTTCGGCCGGGGGTACGCCAACGGCATCGTCGACGAGGCAAAAAAAGCCGGCATGACCATCATCGGTGCCACCGTGGGGCGCCGCGACAACAACGGACCGCTCCGTCCCCTCACTCCCGAGGAGCTTGCCGAGGCCGAGGCGAACCTTGGTGGGAAGATCATCAACGTGCCGCTGGAAGCCGGGTTCGACCTGGAGCCGGCCGCCGACGGCCTCACCCCCGCTGACCGCCTCAAGGGGGTAAAGCCCGACACGGTGGTGGAGACGCGGCTCGACATGGCCGCCATCGAGGAGTCGCGGCAGAAGGGGCTCGCCCGCTTCCGGGAGAATCTTGCTCTCTTCGCCAAAGATCTGGACGGACTCATCCCGGCCGGGGCCAACGTTCTCATTGCGCACACCATGGCTGGTGGCATCCCCCGGGCCAGGACCCTCATGCCAATCCTGAACCGGGTCTTCAAGGGGCAGGGAGACCGCTACCTGGCGTCAGGACCCTTCTGGAAATCCGATGTGGGGCAGCTCTGCTCCCTCTCCTTCGACGAGGTGACCGCCGACACCTTCGGCGCCCTCATCGCCGCCACCGCTGGGCTCCGGAGTCGGGTGGAGGGGGCCGGTTCCCGCATTTCCTATTCGGCCTTCGGCTACCACGGCTGCGCGGTGCTCATCGGCGGAGAATACCGGTGGCAGTCCTACACCCCCTACCTCCAGGGATGGGCCAAGATTCGCCTGGAGGAGGTCGCCACGAAGGCCTGGCAGGAGGGGGTGAAGGCCACGGTTTACAATTCCCCCGAGATCCAGACCAACTCCAGCGCCCTCTTTCTGGGGGTGGAAATATCCCTCTACCCGCTGCTGGCGGCCCTGCGGAAGGAAGGGGACGGACCCGCGGCCACGGCCATATGGGATGCCTGCCAGGGGCTCCTGAAGGAAGGGGAGACCCTTGACGCTCTCCTAGCCAAGGCCGATGCCTACCTCTCGTCGCCGGTCCTGAACCCCTTCGGGACCTATGAGCAGTGGCCCCACCACAATACCGCGGAGCAGGCGAGCCTCATGCTCACCGTCTCCGACGAGCTTATGACCATGAGCGCCGACCCCAAGAACGTGGTCTGCGCTGAACTCTCGAAATCGGTCTTCCAGGCGGTGGGACGCCTCATGTTCGATCATTCCTGGAGCCCCCAGGCGCCGGTAGTCTGGCTGAACCACGATACCATCGCCCGCCGGCTTATTAACTGA
- the lpxA gene encoding acyl-ACP--UDP-N-acetylglucosamine O-acyltransferase, whose amino-acid sequence MTTSIHPSAQISPSATIADGVEIGANVIVGDHSSIGAGTKVMANAVIGPWTKIGENNTIHYGAIVGHDPQDFGYKGEESWTIIGNGNIIREGATIHRGNRPGTNTVVGDNNFFMVNSHVGHNCVLGNNIILVNGVLLAGHVVVEDRAIVSGNCVVHQFCRIGKFAMMRGLSRTSRDVPPFCIMDDTHTVKALNLVGLRRNGFDQARIRAIKNAFKLLFLSGLNMQNALAEAERTLTITDDVRYLLDFIKSAKRGVCFGHGVIVDVEEKD is encoded by the coding sequence ATGACTACTAGCATCCATCCTTCAGCACAGATAAGCCCCTCCGCCACCATCGCCGACGGCGTTGAGATCGGCGCCAACGTCATCGTGGGGGACCATTCCTCCATCGGCGCCGGCACGAAGGTGATGGCCAACGCCGTCATCGGCCCCTGGACGAAGATCGGCGAGAACAACACGATCCATTACGGAGCCATCGTTGGCCATGACCCCCAGGACTTCGGCTACAAAGGGGAGGAGAGCTGGACCATCATCGGCAACGGCAACATCATCCGCGAGGGTGCCACCATCCACCGGGGGAACCGGCCCGGGACGAACACGGTGGTCGGCGACAACAACTTCTTCATGGTCAACTCCCACGTGGGGCACAACTGCGTGCTGGGGAACAATATCATCCTGGTGAACGGGGTGCTCCTGGCCGGCCACGTGGTGGTGGAGGACCGGGCCATCGTCTCCGGCAACTGCGTGGTGCATCAGTTCTGCCGGATCGGAAAATTTGCCATGATGCGGGGGCTTTCCCGCACCTCCCGCGACGTGCCCCCCTTCTGCATCATGGACGACACCCACACGGTTAAGGCTCTGAACCTCGTGGGACTGCGCCGCAACGGCTTTGACCAGGCCCGCATCCGCGCCATCAAGAATGCCTTCAAACTCCTCTTCCTTTCGGGGCTCAATATGCAAAACGCCCTGGCCGAGGCGGAGCGCACTCTCACCATTACCGACGATGTCCGCTACCTTCTGGACTTCATCAAGAGCGCCAAGCGGGGGGTCTGCTTCGGACACGGCGTGATCGTGGACGTGGAAGAGAAAGACTAA
- the dnaB gene encoding replicative DNA helicase, translating into MSAVDLRKVPPQSIEAEMSILGGILLENEAINRALEIIEADDLYRETHRKIFRAMVDLSTRNEPCDLITLTDVLKRFGELEEVGGAAYLATLVDYVPTAANIAYYCRMVKEKSITRRLITAATDIVTKGYDVETGVEELLDTAQKNIFEIADNKLRPAFTLVGTILKDTFKHIETLYEKKEHVTGVPTGFYDLDEMTAGFQRGDLIIIAGRPSMGKTAFALNIAQHAAAHASTPAPAAIFSLEMSKEQLVMRLLCSESRVDASRLRTGHLVDTDWHKLTSGADKLAKAKMFIDDTPAIPVLEMRAKCRRLKAEHGLGLIVVDYLQLMRGSSTESRQQEISEISRSLKALAKELDVPVVALSQLNRSLESRTDKRPIMSDLRESGAIEQDADVIMFVYRDAVYCDDCKKRDGSCTKEHDKDAEIIIGKQRNGPIGTVKLLFNGQYTKFENLEKRHDY; encoded by the coding sequence ATGTCCGCAGTAGACCTGAGAAAAGTTCCTCCCCAGAGCATTGAGGCCGAGATGTCGATCCTCGGCGGGATTCTCCTCGAAAACGAGGCGATCAACCGCGCCCTGGAGATCATCGAGGCCGACGACCTCTACCGGGAGACCCACCGGAAGATTTTTCGGGCCATGGTGGACCTCTCCACCCGCAACGAACCCTGCGACCTCATTACACTCACCGACGTGCTCAAACGCTTCGGGGAGCTGGAGGAAGTGGGAGGGGCCGCGTACCTGGCCACCCTGGTCGATTACGTCCCCACTGCCGCCAACATCGCCTACTACTGCCGGATGGTGAAGGAGAAGTCCATCACCCGCCGTCTCATCACCGCGGCCACCGACATCGTCACCAAGGGGTACGACGTGGAGACCGGGGTGGAGGAGCTTCTCGACACGGCCCAGAAGAACATCTTCGAAATTGCCGACAACAAGCTTCGCCCCGCGTTCACGCTGGTCGGCACCATCCTCAAGGATACCTTCAAGCACATAGAGACCCTCTACGAGAAGAAGGAGCATGTCACCGGCGTCCCCACCGGTTTCTACGACCTGGACGAGATGACTGCAGGCTTCCAGCGGGGGGACCTCATCATCATCGCCGGTCGCCCCTCCATGGGGAAGACCGCCTTTGCCCTCAACATCGCTCAGCATGCCGCGGCCCACGCCAGCACGCCGGCGCCGGCGGCCATCTTCTCCCTGGAGATGAGCAAGGAGCAGCTGGTGATGCGGCTTCTCTGCTCCGAGTCCCGAGTCGACGCGAGCCGCCTGCGGACCGGCCATCTGGTGGATACCGACTGGCACAAGCTGACCAGCGGGGCCGACAAGCTGGCCAAGGCGAAGATGTTCATCGATGATACTCCGGCCATCCCGGTGCTGGAGATGCGGGCCAAGTGCCGGCGTCTCAAGGCGGAGCACGGTCTGGGGCTCATCGTGGTCGACTATCTGCAGCTCATGCGGGGGTCGAGCACCGAGTCGCGCCAGCAGGAGATCTCGGAGATATCCCGCTCCCTCAAGGCCCTGGCCAAGGAACTGGACGTGCCGGTGGTGGCCCTGTCGCAGCTGAACCGCTCCCTGGAGAGCCGCACCGACAAGCGCCCCATCATGAGCGACCTGCGGGAATCGGGCGCCATCGAGCAGGACGCCGACGTGATCATGTTCGTCTACCGGGACGCCGTCTACTGCGACGACTGCAAGAAGCGGGACGGCTCCTGCACCAAGGAGCACGACAAGGACGCCGAGATCATCATCGGCAAGCAGCGTAACGGCCCCATCGGAACGGTAAAGCTCCTGTTCAACGGCCAGTACACCAAGTTCGAAAACCTGGAGAAACGTCATGACTACTAG
- a CDS encoding SAP domain-containing protein, protein MTMIIGTTEASAEKLIREESTMKMQEIKEIAKQRGVKAGTLKKAELIKAIQRMEGNSDCYAEGKAANCGQDQCLWREDCD, encoded by the coding sequence ATGACGATGATAATCGGAACAACAGAGGCCTCAGCAGAAAAGCTCATTCGGGAGGAAAGCACCATGAAGATGCAGGAGATCAAGGAAATTGCCAAGCAGCGGGGGGTCAAGGCCGGCACCCTGAAAAAGGCCGAGCTGATCAAGGCCATCCAGCGCATGGAAGGGAATTCCGACTGCTATGCCGAGGGAAAGGCCGCAAACTGTGGTCAGGACCAGTGCCTGTGGCGGGAGGACTGTGACTGA
- a CDS encoding fumarate hydratase, with the protein MSTKPFVYQEPFPLEKDETSYYKIPDSEKYVSVATFEGKEVLKVDPEALTVLANTAMRDVSFLLRPEHNESVAKILRDPEASQNDKGVALAFLRNAEIAANFELPLCQDTGTATVVAKKGQQVWTGGKDEEFLSKGVYKTYTEENLRYSQTVALDMYKEVNTGTNLPAQIDIQAVDGDYYKFLFMAKGGGSANKTMLYQETKALLTPDSLLKFLVGKMKYLGTAACPPYHIAVVVGGTSADACMKAVKLASAKYLDALPTTGNEHGRAFRDVELEEKLLQEAYKLGIGAQFGGKYFAHDVRVIRLPRHGASCPVGMAVSCSADRNIKAKITQNGLFVEELDRNPSRLIPEQYRGKHEHGVKIDLNRPMKEILAELSKHPVSTPLLLNGTIVVGRDIAHAKFKEILDSGKPLPDYLKNHPIYYAGPAKTPAGKPSGSFGPTTAGRMDSYVDLLQANGGSMIMIAKGNRSQQVTDACKKHGGFYLGSIGGPAAVLAEENIKKVECIDFPELGMEAVWKIEVENFPAFILVDDKGNDFFKQLGL; encoded by the coding sequence ATGTCCACCAAGCCGTTCGTTTACCAGGAACCCTTCCCCCTCGAGAAAGATGAGACGTCGTACTACAAGATTCCCGACTCGGAGAAGTATGTCAGCGTCGCAACTTTCGAAGGGAAAGAGGTCCTCAAGGTCGATCCCGAGGCACTCACCGTCCTGGCCAACACGGCCATGAGGGACGTCTCCTTCCTGCTCCGCCCCGAGCACAACGAGTCGGTGGCCAAGATCCTCCGGGATCCGGAAGCCTCCCAGAACGACAAGGGGGTTGCCCTGGCATTCCTGCGGAACGCCGAGATCGCCGCCAACTTCGAGCTCCCCCTCTGCCAGGACACCGGCACCGCCACCGTCGTGGCCAAGAAAGGGCAGCAGGTTTGGACCGGCGGAAAGGACGAGGAGTTTCTCTCCAAGGGGGTCTACAAGACCTACACCGAGGAAAATCTCCGCTACTCCCAGACCGTGGCCCTGGACATGTACAAGGAAGTCAACACCGGCACCAACCTGCCGGCCCAGATCGACATCCAGGCTGTGGACGGCGATTACTACAAGTTCCTCTTCATGGCCAAAGGGGGGGGCTCCGCCAACAAGACCATGCTCTACCAGGAGACCAAGGCACTCCTTACCCCGGACAGCCTGCTCAAGTTCCTGGTGGGCAAGATGAAGTACCTGGGAACCGCCGCCTGCCCGCCGTACCACATCGCCGTCGTGGTCGGCGGTACCTCGGCCGACGCCTGCATGAAGGCGGTCAAGCTCGCCTCCGCCAAGTACCTTGACGCCCTCCCCACCACGGGGAACGAGCACGGCCGGGCCTTCCGCGACGTGGAACTGGAGGAGAAGCTTCTCCAAGAGGCCTACAAGCTCGGCATCGGCGCCCAGTTCGGCGGCAAGTACTTCGCCCATGACGTACGGGTCATCCGGCTTCCCCGCCACGGCGCCTCCTGCCCCGTGGGGATGGCGGTCTCCTGTTCCGCCGACCGCAACATCAAGGCCAAGATCACCCAAAACGGCCTCTTCGTCGAGGAACTGGACCGCAATCCGAGCCGACTCATTCCCGAGCAGTACCGCGGCAAGCATGAGCACGGGGTCAAGATCGACCTGAACCGCCCCATGAAGGAGATCCTGGCCGAACTGAGCAAGCACCCGGTTTCCACGCCGCTGCTGCTGAATGGCACCATCGTGGTGGGGCGCGACATCGCCCACGCCAAGTTCAAAGAGATTCTCGACAGCGGCAAACCGCTCCCCGACTATCTCAAGAATCATCCGATCTACTACGCCGGACCGGCCAAGACCCCGGCTGGCAAGCCTTCCGGCTCCTTCGGCCCCACCACTGCCGGCCGCATGGACTCCTACGTGGATCTTCTCCAGGCGAACGGCGGCTCCATGATCATGATCGCCAAGGGGAACCGGAGCCAGCAGGTGACCGATGCCTGCAAGAAGCACGGCGGCTTCTACCTGGGCTCCATCGGCGGCCCTGCCGCGGTCCTGGCCGAGGAGAACATCAAGAAGGTCGAGTGCATCGACTTCCCCGAACTGGGGATGGAAGCGGTCTGGAAGATCGAGGTCGAGAACTTCCCGGCCTTCATCCTGGTGGATGACAAGGGGAATGACTTCTTCAAGCAGTTGGGTCTGTAG